A section of the Stigmatella erecta genome encodes:
- a CDS encoding AraC family transcriptional regulator: MSMGPKELTGRPETADGHATDVLADVLDAMRLSTLIYGRLELYAPWGLQFPDTEAAQIVVAVRGSALLSVEGASTLLTLSAGDLALLPHGGGYSVRDAEGSPVRSLEAGSCHRARALGTPIRMGGDGPQTTLVTGAFQFGVPPRSLLFEKLPRVIHVAAGSPQASPSLASALQLLIAESTSTRPGATVVMSRLADILLVQAIRTYIEEGGCQKHGLCALADPPIAKALALIHERPAEPWTVESLAAAVALSRSGFAARFSAQVGDPPLEYLARWRMTKAAQLLRESTLSLSEVAGHTGYQSEASFNRAFKRWEGIAPGAYRRERRTGPAPAASAGG; the protein is encoded by the coding sequence ATGTCAATGGGTCCAAAAGAATTGACCGGGCGTCCAGAAACGGCGGACGGGCACGCAACCGACGTCCTGGCGGACGTGCTGGACGCGATGCGCCTGTCGACCCTCATCTATGGGCGTCTCGAGCTGTATGCCCCCTGGGGCCTCCAGTTTCCAGACACCGAGGCGGCGCAGATCGTCGTCGCCGTGCGAGGCAGTGCCCTCCTGAGCGTCGAAGGTGCCAGCACGCTCCTGACGCTCTCGGCGGGGGACCTGGCCCTGCTGCCCCACGGGGGAGGCTATTCCGTCCGGGATGCCGAGGGGAGCCCGGTGCGCTCCCTGGAGGCCGGGAGTTGCCACCGGGCGCGGGCCCTGGGCACCCCCATCCGGATGGGCGGAGACGGGCCCCAGACCACCCTGGTCACCGGGGCTTTCCAGTTCGGCGTCCCGCCCCGCTCGCTGCTGTTCGAGAAGCTGCCCCGGGTCATCCACGTGGCCGCGGGCTCGCCCCAGGCGTCGCCTTCGCTGGCCTCCGCCCTGCAATTGCTCATCGCGGAGAGCACCTCGACCCGGCCTGGCGCCACGGTCGTCATGAGCCGCCTGGCGGACATCCTGCTGGTGCAAGCCATCCGCACCTACATTGAAGAGGGCGGGTGCCAGAAGCACGGGCTGTGCGCGCTGGCGGATCCGCCCATCGCCAAGGCCCTGGCGCTCATCCACGAGCGGCCCGCGGAGCCCTGGACGGTGGAGAGCCTCGCGGCGGCGGTGGCGCTCTCCCGCTCCGGCTTCGCCGCCCGCTTCAGTGCCCAGGTCGGAGATCCGCCACTGGAGTACCTTGCCCGGTGGCGGATGACGAAGGCCGCCCAGCTCCTCCGGGAGAGCACGCTGTCGCTGAGCGAGGTCGCCGGGCACACCGGCTACCAGAGCGAGGCCTCGTTCAACCGGGCCTTCAAGCGCTGGGAAGGCATCGCACCGGGAGCGTACCGGCGGGAGCGCCGCACCGGGCCCGCTCCCGCCGCCTCCGCCGGGGGGTAA
- a CDS encoding alkene reductase has translation MQDAPSLFSPFRLGSLELKNRLVMAPMTRSRALEGNVPNPLAATYYVQRASAGLIITEATQVSPQGVGYIRTPGIHSAEQVAGWKRIVEAVHAAGGTIFAQLWHVGRMSHPDFHDGALPVAPSALAAEGEVFTLRGRTPMVTPRALELSEIPGIVEQFRLGAANAKAAGFDGVEIHGANGYLLDQFLRDGSNHRTDAYGGSIEKRARLPLEVAEAVAGVWGAQRVGYRLSPSFSMYSMSDRQPAETFGYLTERLARLRLGYVHVTEPIGGEGTVRLTPLLRQKFQGALIANGGYDSRTGQEVVARGEADLVAYGVPFLANPDLPQRYQQGSALNAPDRATFFAGEEKGYIDYPALR, from the coding sequence ATGCAAGACGCGCCGAGCCTTTTCTCTCCTTTCCGCCTGGGCAGCCTCGAACTGAAGAACCGGCTGGTGATGGCCCCCATGACGCGCAGCCGGGCGCTCGAGGGCAACGTTCCCAACCCCCTGGCCGCCACCTATTACGTCCAGCGGGCCTCCGCGGGGCTCATCATCACCGAGGCCACGCAGGTGAGCCCGCAGGGTGTGGGCTACATCCGCACGCCGGGCATCCACTCCGCGGAGCAGGTGGCGGGCTGGAAGCGGATCGTCGAGGCGGTTCACGCCGCGGGCGGAACGATTTTCGCGCAGCTCTGGCACGTGGGCCGCATGTCGCACCCCGATTTCCATGACGGCGCGCTTCCGGTCGCGCCCTCGGCCCTCGCCGCCGAGGGCGAGGTGTTCACCCTGCGCGGGCGGACCCCGATGGTGACGCCCCGGGCGCTGGAGCTGAGCGAGATTCCCGGCATCGTCGAGCAGTTCCGGCTCGGCGCCGCGAACGCGAAGGCGGCGGGGTTCGACGGGGTGGAGATCCACGGCGCCAACGGCTACCTGCTGGATCAATTCCTGCGCGATGGGTCCAACCATCGCACCGACGCCTACGGGGGCAGCATCGAGAAGCGCGCGCGCCTGCCCCTGGAGGTCGCCGAGGCCGTGGCGGGCGTGTGGGGCGCCCAGCGGGTGGGCTACAGGCTCTCCCCGTCCTTCTCCATGTACTCCATGTCGGACCGTCAGCCGGCCGAGACCTTCGGCTACCTCACGGAGCGGCTGGCCCGGCTGCGCCTCGGGTATGTCCACGTCACCGAGCCCATCGGCGGCGAGGGCACGGTGCGCCTCACGCCCTTGCTGCGGCAGAAGTTCCAGGGCGCCCTCATCGCCAACGGAGGCTATGACTCGCGGACCGGGCAGGAGGTGGTGGCCCGGGGTGAGGCGGATCTGGTCGCCTATGGCGTGCCGTTCCTGGCCAATCCCGACCTGCCGCAGCGCTACCAGCAGGGCAGCGCGCTCAACGCGCCGGACCGGGCGACCTTCTTCGCGGGCGAGGAGAAGGGCTACATCGATTACCCCGCGCTCCGGTAG
- a CDS encoding lysophospholipid acyltransferase family protein, with product MWRRIKYGMGRTWMKVFGWQFEGELPKTKKFVLIAAPHTSNWDLPFMLASAYILGIDISWMGKHTLFEGPFGWFMRGLGGIPVDRRSPQGLVQQVVDRFNQSESLYLAVPPNGTRKKVEFWKSGFYHIARSAQVPILLSYLDWGQKRAGLGPLITPTGDIPADMERIRTFYRQMRGKYPELDCVPRLKEEGPAAEVA from the coding sequence ATGTGGCGGCGTATCAAGTACGGCATGGGCAGGACGTGGATGAAGGTCTTTGGCTGGCAGTTCGAGGGGGAGCTGCCCAAGACGAAGAAATTCGTCCTCATCGCCGCGCCACACACCTCGAACTGGGATCTGCCCTTCATGCTGGCGTCGGCCTACATCCTGGGGATCGACATCTCCTGGATGGGCAAGCACACGCTGTTCGAGGGCCCCTTCGGCTGGTTCATGCGGGGGCTCGGCGGCATCCCCGTGGACCGGCGCTCCCCGCAGGGCCTGGTGCAGCAGGTGGTGGACCGCTTCAACCAGTCCGAGTCGCTCTACCTGGCGGTGCCCCCCAACGGCACGCGCAAGAAGGTGGAGTTCTGGAAGTCGGGCTTCTACCACATCGCCCGCAGCGCCCAGGTGCCCATCCTCCTGTCCTACCTGGACTGGGGACAGAAGCGGGCGGGCCTCGGCCCACTGATTACCCCCACGGGGGACATCCCCGCCGACATGGAGCGCATCCGGACCTTCTACCGCCAGATGCGCGGCAAGTACCCGGAGCTGGACTGCGTGCCCCGCCTCAAGGAGGAAGGGCCCGCCGCGGAAGTCGCCTGA
- a CDS encoding ABC transporter ATP-binding protein, whose translation METSSPLLRLADITKRFPGTVANDGVSVDFHAGEVHALLGENGAGKTTLMNILYGVHPPDAGQLFWEGRPVRIGSPAQALRRGIALVPQHPLLVERHTVAENLVLGLPGGFFLSRRRLLARLRERLAGHPLQVDLEARVDRLSAGEKQRLEILRALLRGSRVLILDEPTSVLTPQEVAPLFAQLAQLKAQGLAILFISHKLDEVLAHADRITVLRGGKKVGALAAREATQAGLVRLMLGREVAPRPALAPPQPGVRLEVKGLEVRSGRGLPAVKRASFHVAPGEIVGIAGVAGSGQRELVEALTGLRPFQGQLTLNGQSLAGLSPARLFSLGVAHVPEERAAGTVPALSVAENLALRTYDTALRQGPWLVPARLEREAVEPLRAYQVSPPQPRTPLRLLSGGNIQRVVLARELAGAPQLLIAVHPTYGVDVGATEHVHRLLIQRAQAGLSVVLVTEDLDELMALSHRVAALYQGELRGPYPVGEVSLERLGRMMTGAGEDAA comes from the coding sequence ATGGAGACCTCCTCTCCGCTCCTTCGGCTCGCGGACATCACCAAGCGCTTCCCCGGGACCGTCGCCAATGACGGCGTGAGCGTGGACTTCCATGCCGGTGAGGTCCACGCCCTGCTCGGCGAGAACGGGGCGGGGAAGACCACGCTGATGAACATCCTCTACGGGGTGCATCCGCCCGATGCGGGGCAGCTCTTCTGGGAGGGCCGGCCGGTGCGCATCGGCTCGCCGGCCCAGGCGCTGCGGCGGGGCATCGCCCTGGTGCCCCAGCACCCGCTGCTGGTGGAGCGCCACACCGTGGCGGAGAACCTGGTGCTCGGCCTGCCCGGGGGCTTCTTCCTGTCCCGGCGCCGGCTGCTGGCGAGGCTGCGCGAGCGGCTGGCGGGCCATCCGCTCCAGGTGGACCTGGAGGCCCGGGTGGACCGGCTCTCCGCCGGGGAGAAGCAGCGGCTGGAGATTCTCCGGGCCCTGCTCCGGGGCTCGCGGGTGCTCATCCTGGACGAGCCCACCAGCGTGCTCACCCCTCAGGAGGTGGCGCCGCTCTTCGCGCAGCTCGCCCAGCTCAAGGCCCAGGGGCTGGCCATCCTCTTCATCAGCCACAAGCTGGACGAGGTGCTCGCCCACGCGGACCGCATCACCGTGCTGCGGGGCGGGAAGAAGGTGGGCGCGCTGGCCGCGCGCGAGGCCACCCAGGCCGGGCTGGTGCGGCTGATGCTGGGGCGCGAGGTGGCCCCGCGTCCCGCGCTCGCCCCGCCCCAGCCCGGGGTGCGGCTGGAGGTGAAGGGGCTGGAGGTGCGCTCCGGCCGGGGCTTGCCCGCCGTGAAGCGCGCCTCCTTCCACGTGGCGCCGGGGGAGATTGTCGGCATCGCCGGGGTGGCCGGCAGCGGCCAGCGCGAGCTGGTGGAGGCGCTCACGGGGCTGAGGCCCTTCCAGGGGCAGCTCACCCTGAATGGCCAATCGCTGGCGGGGCTGTCTCCGGCGCGCCTCTTCTCGCTGGGCGTGGCCCACGTTCCCGAGGAGCGGGCGGCGGGCACCGTCCCCGCCCTGAGCGTGGCGGAGAACCTGGCCCTGCGCACCTATGACACCGCCCTGCGGCAGGGGCCCTGGCTGGTGCCCGCGAGGCTGGAGCGGGAGGCCGTCGAGCCGCTCCGGGCCTATCAGGTCTCCCCGCCCCAGCCGCGCACGCCGCTCCGGCTGCTGTCCGGGGGCAACATCCAGCGCGTGGTGCTGGCCCGGGAGCTGGCCGGCGCGCCGCAGTTGCTGATCGCCGTGCACCCCACCTACGGGGTGGACGTGGGCGCCACCGAGCACGTGCACCGGCTCCTCATCCAGCGGGCCCAGGCGGGGCTGTCGGTGGTGCTGGTGACGGAGGACCTGGACGAGCTGATGGCGCTCTCGCACCGGGTGGCCGCGCTCTACCAGGGCGAGCTGCGGGGGCCTTACCCCGTGGGCGAGGTGAGCCTGGAGCGGCTCGGGCGGATGATGACCGGGGCGGGGGAGGACGCGGCGTGA